A single genomic interval of Spirosoma taeanense harbors:
- the sov gene encoding T9SS outer membrane translocon Sov/SprA: MVNPYLVHKSLTSTHLPAAHPLLSRQTRWLFFVVWFMVGMGVAVGQNQPNTTPARRGAANRRQQAAVDSARTDARRRALARADSIKQAIQNRNDSIRAARSANRRPTVNWPDRRATRFSERSSKSPFILRDPKGVATDFQLSPDGRIGVSERVRSGVSLSGAPTPNSVQGRTDNVGVTPGGVTPVFPDAAAPSTTPPGTISPGIPTPGLALPPSQYGMPYRPAETIPYSTYNQLQNQRVEQSLWREYGARRDGQSALSGRGLFPKLELPPVVDRLFGGSQVDFKPNGFVTLDFGYLYQFIDNPVIPVRQRRNGNFLFNEQISINFNGKIGEKLGVLANFDTKASFNFENALKVNYRPGGGLPAFGSGQGLPGLPQNPLNNLPGVPGVNGQTPGIPGFTPQNESILQGLEVGNISWAVNSQLIPGVQNLFGIKSQLRFGKLNATLVASQQRSRKNEIVLRGGTSNRPFEIRADQYDENRHFFLSQFFRSIYEQSLRSLPQVTSGVNVTRVEVYVTNRTNTTETLRNIVGFQDLGEGRPYSANNPNLQPINGRSPADNAANGLYARLTSNSQSPIREVDRTSEVLTSTYGLTKGTDFDVLRGAKRLTDREFKLQPELGYISLVTPLRNDEILAVSYEYTYQGRRYKVGELTEDYQARRDDEVLVLKLLKSATLRNNLQLPMWNLMMKNIYSLNTAQITRQGFQLRIIYKDDLTGIDNPNLQEGRRLQNRPLVQVFNMDRLNQQLDAQPDGNFDYVENLTIDSRYGKIIFPVLEPFGSYLERQFDPDEDALKSKYVFNQLYRTTLADAQQIADKNKFFLRGSFQSGNGAEVQLPYGVNEQSVTVTAGGVPLTPGQDFVLESQTGRLRIINESVTNSGREIRISYEQPDLFQNQIRSLIGTRLDYAISPDISLGLTAMHMKETPAGYLTRVAIGNEPVNNTILGVNANIRKDVPGLTRLLDRLPLVQTKEPSTIQFNGEVAQLLPGTNPRARNESYLDDFEAARTIFDLTRQPTRWRLGATPQQFPQGTFQNPLESAYNRARISVYSVDPSLYTPGAQGVVSNIDPDEVKRYVYERYFLPQDIFPGRSVRPVQLPESILDVAYFPSERGMYNYNPNLRADGTLNNDPRRNFGSVTRAIASDIDFDNANIENMTFWLMDPFVGGEAGKVRGNADDSKNRNNTTGGKLVFNLGDISEDVVKDSRYEFENGFPVNDDTLNVRVRGTETTAWGKAPKQQFVTNAFQSGARDRQDIGLDGLDSRNAKTEQQFFQSYLNTVRTRVTDPAALAAIEQDPSNDDFKFYLGEEADQQKYVVARYKQYMGMENNSPENTSTNQFLTPASTTLPDIEDLNIDNTINDNEAYYEYELDLRPGKLQVGQGYIVDQVQVQSEGAPGGVVTWYQFRIPIREYLRKVGSINGFKSIRFLRMYLTDFQQPVVMRFAQLQMEANQYRKYTGDLNQRGLQEVPEPYDANFTVSTVNIEENSSQQASVQGGAKYIYTVPPGYQRDRDYTQVSTVQLNEQSMRMSVTNLRDGDSRGAFRNTNIDLQFRKTIKMFIHMHNPDNESGQVSAFVRLGTDYTDNYYEIEIPQLLATPSGLTGDAENDEALRLQVWPVANELDLALEELINLKTERNRQLTRRTSLPFSLMSANGKYRLTVVGNPDLSSVQSIMIGMRNPKLNGDGERPKTFTIWVDELRANGYDQHAGVAAIGALNMKLADLATVTASGRITTFGFGGVQTRIGDRTRETTAEFGLSSAIAVDKFLPEKWGFRIPLYVNYDHRNVDPHFNPLDPDTPLDKSLSAIDDLTERSNYRRLVQDNTTRRGYNFSNVRKVKTGPNAKSHFYDFENLAFTYAFNDTKRSNILTDEYLQRQQRGGVSYTYSGQPRAFEPFRNKASFEAPYLRWLKDFNLTLLPSLVSIRTDLDRSFIKTQLRSSDLTTDGIVPQFEKYFLFNRYYDLTWNLTRNLVVTYKAQANSVIDEPAGDINSQAKRDSILNSIKHLGRLKNFVQDIRATYRLPLDKIPLLDWIAADAIYGVGYQFQANSFGIADSSNVPFGNILRNNRERGLTGRVDLIRLYNKIRYLRFANTPAPVRKNFARNPGDIEEIDRSESKVLKNFTRALLTVRGINFSYTVQESTILPGFLPTPKFFGLAQNNAPGLGFVLGSQDRTIQYRAADRGWLSPSIVQNNAFQQTIAKNFNARTTLEPFRDFRMQVEWRLTRSDAYQEYYRPGTLGGPFETQTPVRNGQFSMSFWSFRTAFIGLRSNSTSPIFDRFESYRQYFIDKLTQANPETRGRYTKTSQDVLIPAFFAAYSGQPIEKAKLSPFYSFPLPNWRVDYNGLSGLGFIRKQFSAFTITHSYTSNYSVGNFISNLDYGAAYVNLAVQGYPLAAAVNQLGQFVPVFAMSTITMSEKFAPMLGVQFQTRNRISGRLEYNQSRDIALSLSNAQVAELTNKDLTASVGFTRQNVRIPFRINGAYKKLKNDLTFSCNLTFRDTRAIQRKLDAEQIITAGNVNFQLRPQVSYIVSRRLNFNLYFDRTFNDPLVSNSFRRATTSGGVQVKFNLAE, translated from the coding sequence ATGGTGAACCCTTACCTTGTTCACAAGTCCTTAACCAGCACTCATCTTCCAGCCGCGCATCCGCTTCTGTCCCGACAGACCAGATGGTTGTTTTTCGTGGTGTGGTTTATGGTCGGGATGGGCGTAGCCGTTGGCCAGAATCAGCCTAATACAACACCTGCTCGGCGGGGAGCCGCTAACCGGCGGCAACAGGCTGCCGTTGATTCGGCACGGACCGATGCCCGCCGACGGGCGTTAGCACGGGCCGACTCCATCAAGCAGGCCATTCAGAACCGGAACGACAGTATCCGGGCGGCCCGCAGCGCAAACCGACGGCCTACCGTCAACTGGCCCGACCGTCGGGCTACGCGCTTTTCGGAACGGTCGTCCAAGTCGCCCTTTATTCTACGCGATCCCAAAGGGGTCGCTACCGATTTCCAGCTTTCTCCCGACGGGCGCATTGGCGTGTCGGAACGCGTTCGTTCGGGCGTGTCGTTATCAGGCGCCCCTACGCCGAACAGCGTACAGGGCCGAACCGACAATGTCGGCGTTACGCCGGGCGGTGTAACCCCCGTCTTTCCTGATGCAGCCGCACCCAGTACTACCCCACCGGGTACGATCTCGCCTGGCATACCTACGCCTGGTCTGGCTCTGCCGCCTTCGCAGTACGGAATGCCCTACCGACCCGCCGAGACGATTCCGTATTCAACGTATAATCAACTACAGAACCAGCGCGTTGAGCAAAGCCTCTGGCGTGAATACGGCGCCCGGCGCGATGGACAGAGTGCGCTGAGCGGACGCGGTCTGTTTCCAAAACTCGAACTGCCGCCTGTGGTCGATCGGCTGTTTGGCGGAAGCCAGGTAGACTTTAAGCCCAATGGCTTTGTTACGCTCGATTTCGGCTATCTCTACCAATTCATTGATAACCCCGTTATTCCGGTGCGGCAGCGTCGCAACGGCAACTTCCTGTTCAACGAGCAGATCAGCATCAACTTCAACGGTAAGATTGGCGAAAAGCTGGGCGTGCTGGCCAACTTCGACACCAAAGCCAGCTTCAATTTCGAGAACGCGCTCAAAGTAAACTACCGGCCGGGTGGCGGACTACCCGCGTTTGGCTCCGGACAGGGGCTGCCGGGCTTACCGCAGAATCCGCTGAACAACCTGCCCGGTGTGCCGGGTGTGAATGGGCAGACGCCGGGCATACCGGGCTTTACACCCCAGAATGAAAGCATCCTGCAGGGGCTGGAAGTGGGTAACATTAGCTGGGCCGTCAATAGCCAGTTGATTCCGGGGGTGCAGAACCTGTTCGGGATTAAGTCGCAGTTGCGGTTTGGTAAGCTGAACGCTACGTTGGTGGCATCGCAGCAGCGGTCGCGCAAGAACGAGATTGTGCTGCGGGGCGGTACGTCGAACCGGCCGTTTGAAATCCGGGCCGACCAGTACGATGAAAACCGACACTTCTTCCTGTCGCAGTTCTTTCGCTCCATTTACGAACAGTCGCTGCGGTCGCTGCCGCAGGTGACGTCGGGGGTGAATGTTACGCGGGTCGAGGTATACGTGACTAACCGTACCAATACCACCGAAACGCTACGGAACATTGTTGGTTTTCAGGATTTGGGCGAAGGACGGCCCTATAGTGCTAACAACCCGAATCTGCAGCCGATTAATGGCCGGTCGCCCGCCGACAATGCTGCCAATGGACTGTATGCCCGGCTAACCAGCAATAGTCAAAGCCCAATTCGGGAGGTTGACCGCACCTCCGAAGTTTTAACGTCGACCTATGGTCTGACTAAAGGAACTGACTTCGATGTGCTGCGGGGAGCCAAACGACTAACCGATCGTGAGTTTAAGCTACAACCTGAACTGGGTTATATTTCGCTCGTTACACCCTTGCGTAACGATGAAATTCTGGCGGTTTCCTACGAATACACCTATCAGGGCCGACGGTATAAAGTAGGTGAACTGACGGAGGACTATCAGGCGCGTCGGGACGATGAGGTGCTGGTGCTGAAGCTGCTGAAGTCGGCCACGCTGCGCAACAACCTGCAACTGCCGATGTGGAACCTGATGATGAAGAACATCTACTCGCTCAACACGGCGCAGATTACTCGGCAGGGGTTTCAGTTGCGGATTATCTATAAGGATGACCTGACGGGCATTGACAACCCGAACCTGCAGGAAGGTCGCCGGTTGCAGAACCGGCCGCTGGTGCAGGTGTTCAATATGGACCGGCTCAATCAGCAGCTTGATGCGCAGCCCGACGGTAACTTCGATTACGTTGAGAACCTGACAATTGATAGCCGCTACGGTAAAATCATCTTTCCAGTACTGGAGCCGTTCGGCTCATATCTGGAGCGGCAGTTTGACCCCGACGAAGATGCTTTGAAGTCGAAGTATGTCTTTAATCAGCTTTACCGCACCACGCTGGCCGACGCCCAGCAGATTGCTGATAAGAACAAGTTTTTCCTGCGGGGCTCGTTCCAGTCGGGTAACGGGGCGGAGGTTCAGCTCCCCTACGGCGTCAATGAGCAGTCGGTGACCGTTACGGCCGGTGGCGTACCGCTGACGCCGGGGCAGGATTTTGTGCTGGAAAGCCAGACGGGCCGGTTGCGGATTATCAACGAGAGCGTAACCAACTCCGGCCGCGAAATCCGGATCAGCTACGAACAGCCCGATCTGTTCCAGAATCAGATTCGTTCGCTCATCGGTACGCGGCTGGATTATGCGATTAGTCCCGACATAAGCCTGGGACTGACGGCCATGCACATGAAAGAAACGCCCGCCGGTTACCTGACCCGGGTGGCGATTGGCAATGAGCCGGTCAACAACACCATTCTGGGCGTCAATGCCAACATCCGTAAAGATGTGCCGGGGCTGACGCGCCTGCTGGATCGCCTGCCGCTGGTGCAGACCAAAGAGCCGTCGACCATCCAGTTCAATGGAGAAGTCGCGCAGCTGCTGCCCGGCACGAACCCCCGCGCCCGGAATGAAAGCTATCTGGACGACTTCGAAGCCGCCCGGACGATCTTTGACCTGACGCGCCAGCCGACGCGCTGGCGGCTGGGTGCAACGCCCCAGCAGTTCCCGCAGGGCACATTCCAGAATCCGCTGGAGTCGGCCTACAACCGGGCGCGTATCTCGGTTTATTCGGTTGACCCGTCGCTGTACACGCCCGGCGCACAGGGCGTTGTGTCAAATATTGACCCCGACGAAGTGAAACGGTACGTGTATGAACGTTACTTTCTGCCGCAGGATATTTTCCCCGGCCGGTCGGTGCGGCCCGTGCAGCTACCCGAAAGTATTCTGGATGTAGCCTACTTCCCAAGCGAACGGGGCATGTATAACTACAACCCGAATCTGAGAGCTGACGGAACATTGAACAACGACCCCCGACGTAACTTCGGATCGGTAACGCGGGCCATTGCATCGGATATTGACTTCGACAACGCCAACATTGAGAATATGACCTTCTGGCTGATGGACCCCTTCGTAGGGGGCGAAGCTGGCAAGGTGCGGGGTAACGCTGACGATTCAAAAAACCGCAACAACACAACGGGCGGCAAGCTCGTATTTAACCTCGGTGATATTTCGGAGGATGTGGTGAAGGACAGTCGGTATGAATTTGAAAACGGCTTCCCGGTTAATGACGATACGCTGAACGTTCGGGTTCGGGGCACTGAAACGACAGCCTGGGGAAAAGCGCCCAAGCAGCAGTTTGTTACGAACGCTTTTCAGAGCGGAGCGCGGGACCGGCAGGATATTGGGCTGGACGGACTCGACAGCCGGAATGCCAAAACCGAGCAGCAGTTTTTCCAGAGTTACCTGAATACGGTACGTACGCGGGTAACCGACCCGGCGGCCCTGGCGGCTATTGAGCAGGACCCGTCGAACGACGATTTCAAGTTCTATCTGGGCGAGGAGGCCGATCAGCAGAAATACGTGGTGGCCCGGTATAAGCAGTATATGGGTATGGAGAACAACTCCCCCGAGAATACGTCGACGAACCAGTTCCTGACACCCGCATCCACGACGTTGCCTGACATTGAAGACCTGAATATTGATAATACCATCAACGATAACGAAGCCTATTACGAATACGAACTGGACCTGCGTCCCGGTAAACTACAGGTAGGGCAGGGGTACATTGTCGATCAGGTCCAGGTGCAGTCGGAAGGAGCGCCGGGCGGGGTGGTGACGTGGTATCAGTTCCGAATTCCCATCCGCGAATACCTGCGGAAGGTGGGCAGCATCAATGGGTTCAAATCCATTCGTTTCCTGCGGATGTACCTGACCGACTTCCAGCAGCCCGTGGTTATGCGTTTCGCGCAGTTGCAGATGGAAGCCAACCAGTACCGGAAATACACCGGCGATCTGAACCAGCGCGGTTTGCAGGAAGTGCCCGAACCGTACGACGCTAACTTTACGGTTTCGACGGTCAACATCGAAGAAAACAGCAGCCAGCAGGCATCCGTGCAGGGTGGGGCCAAATACATTTATACCGTACCGCCGGGCTACCAGCGCGACCGCGATTATACGCAGGTCAGCACCGTTCAGCTAAACGAACAGTCCATGCGGATGAGCGTAACGAACCTGCGCGATGGCGATTCGCGGGGCGCCTTCCGGAATACGAACATTGACCTGCAGTTCCGCAAGACGATCAAGATGTTTATCCACATGCACAACCCCGACAACGAAAGCGGTCAGGTGTCGGCGTTTGTGCGGCTCGGTACAGATTACACGGATAACTATTACGAGATTGAAATTCCGCAGCTCCTGGCGACGCCCAGCGGTCTGACCGGCGATGCGGAAAATGATGAGGCTCTGCGGCTCCAGGTCTGGCCCGTTGCCAACGAGCTCGATCTGGCGCTGGAGGAACTCATTAACCTTAAAACCGAACGTAACCGGCAGCTAACCCGCCGAACTTCGTTACCGTTTTCGCTCATGTCGGCCAACGGAAAGTACCGGCTGACGGTGGTTGGTAACCCGGACCTAAGTTCAGTGCAGTCAATCATGATCGGGATGCGCAACCCCAAATTGAATGGCGATGGCGAACGGCCAAAAACGTTTACGATCTGGGTCGATGAACTGCGGGCCAACGGTTACGATCAGCACGCGGGCGTGGCGGCCATCGGGGCGCTGAATATGAAACTCGCCGACCTGGCTACGGTGACGGCTTCCGGCCGGATTACGACCTTTGGTTTCGGTGGGGTACAAACCCGCATTGGCGATCGTACCCGCGAAACAACCGCTGAGTTTGGACTATCGTCGGCGATTGCGGTCGATAAATTCCTGCCCGAAAAGTGGGGGTTCCGGATTCCGCTTTACGTGAACTACGACCATCGGAACGTAGACCCGCATTTCAACCCGCTCGATCCGGATACGCCCCTGGATAAGTCACTGTCGGCCATTGACGACCTGACCGAGCGGAGTAACTACCGCCGACTCGTGCAGGATAACACGACGCGCCGGGGGTACAATTTCTCGAACGTTCGCAAGGTCAAGACGGGGCCAAACGCCAAGTCGCATTTTTACGATTTTGAAAATCTGGCCTTTACGTATGCCTTCAACGACACTAAACGCAGCAATATCCTGACCGACGAGTACCTGCAGCGTCAGCAGCGGGGCGGTGTTTCATACACCTACAGCGGCCAGCCCCGAGCGTTTGAGCCATTCCGTAACAAAGCGTCGTTCGAAGCCCCGTACCTGCGCTGGCTTAAGGATTTCAACCTGACCCTGCTGCCGTCGCTGGTGTCCATCCGGACCGATCTGGACCGGAGCTTTATCAAAACCCAGCTTCGCTCGTCGGACCTGACAACGGATGGTATCGTACCGCAGTTTGAGAAGTATTTCCTGTTCAACCGCTACTACGATCTGACGTGGAACCTGACGCGCAACCTGGTCGTGACTTATAAGGCGCAGGCCAACTCGGTCATCGACGAACCGGCGGGCGACATCAACTCACAGGCCAAGCGCGACTCGATTCTGAACAGCATCAAACACCTCGGTCGGCTGAAAAACTTCGTGCAGGATATCCGGGCAACGTACCGCCTGCCGCTGGACAAGATTCCGCTGCTGGACTGGATCGCGGCTGATGCCATTTACGGCGTGGGCTACCAGTTTCAGGCCAATTCGTTCGGTATTGCCGATTCATCGAACGTACCGTTTGGCAACATCCTGCGCAATAACCGGGAGCGGGGACTGACGGGACGGGTAGATTTGATTCGGTTGTACAACAAAATCCGGTACCTGCGCTTTGCCAATACGCCCGCGCCGGTTCGCAAAAACTTTGCCCGTAACCCCGGCGATATTGAAGAGATTGACCGGAGCGAAAGTAAAGTCCTCAAAAACTTCACACGGGCTTTATTGACGGTGCGCGGTATCAACTTCTCCTACACGGTACAGGAATCGACAATTTTGCCCGGCTTCCTGCCGACGCCCAAGTTCTTCGGTCTGGCTCAGAACAACGCGCCGGGGCTGGGATTTGTGCTGGGCAGTCAGGATCGAACCATCCAGTACCGGGCCGCTGATCGGGGGTGGTTATCGCCAAGTATCGTGCAGAACAACGCCTTCCAGCAAACGATTGCCAAGAACTTCAACGCCCGCACGACGCTGGAGCCGTTCCGGGATTTTCGGATGCAGGTCGAATGGCGGCTGACCCGTTCAGATGCGTACCAGGAGTATTACCGGCCAGGCACGCTGGGTGGGCCGTTTGAGACGCAGACGCCAGTTAGAAACGGCCAGTTCAGCATGTCGTTCTGGTCGTTCCGAACCGCATTCATCGGGCTGCGGAGTAACAGCACCTCGCCTATTTTTGACCGCTTCGAGAGTTACCGACAGTACTTCATCGACAAGCTGACGCAGGCGAATCCTGAAACGCGTGGTCGGTACACCAAAACCTCGCAGGACGTATTGATCCCGGCCTTCTTTGCGGCTTATAGTGGGCAGCCCATTGAGAAAGCGAAACTGTCGCCGTTCTACAGTTTTCCACTGCCGAATTGGCGAGTGGATTACAATGGTCTATCGGGCCTGGGCTTTATCCGGAAACAGTTCAGTGCGTTTACGATCACGCACAGCTATACGTCCAACTACAGCGTCGGCAACTTCATTTCGAACCTGGATTATGGTGCGGCTTACGTCAATCTGGCGGTGCAGGGATATCCGCTGGCGGCTGCGGTCAACCAGTTGGGGCAGTTCGTGCCGGTGTTTGCCATGAGCACCATCACCATGTCGGAGAAGTTTGCGCCCATGCTGGGGGTGCAGTTCCAGACGCGGAACCGCATCAGTGGACGCCTGGAATACAACCAGAGCCGCGACATTGCCCTAAGCCTGTCGAACGCGCAGGTGGCCGAGCTGACCAACAAAGACCTGACGGCATCGGTCGGCTTTACGCGGCAGAACGTCCGGATTCCGTTCCGCATCAATGGCGCATACAAAAAACTGAAGAACGATCTGACGTTCTCCTGCAACCTGACCTTCCGCGATACGCGGGCTATCCAGCGTAAACTGGATGCCGAGCAAATCATTACGGCCGGAAACGTTAACTTCCAGTTACGTCCGCAGGTCAGTTATATCGTCAGCCGCCGGTTGAATTTCAACCTGTATTTCGACCGGACGTTCAACGATCCGCTCGTCTCGAACTCGTTCCGCCGGGCCACCACATCGGGCGGGGTGCAGGTGAAATTTAATCTGGCTGAGTAA
- a CDS encoding aldo/keto reductase produces MNYNFLGNTGVLVSEICLGTMTFGGEGHWKAMGQLQQDAVNDIVKTAIDNGINFIDTANVYSFGQSETLLGQALKTLGLSRDELVIATKVRGRMGEGKNQVGLGRLQIQQQIEGSLKRLQLDHVDLYQIHGFDPITPLEETMRGLEDVVRSGKVRYIGCSNLAAWQVMKANGIAEKNGWTKFVSTQNYYSIAGRDLENEIVPMVQDQHMAILPWSPLAGGFLSGKYTRTNKPEGDSRRLEFNFPPVDQEKAYDIIEAMEPIAEAHGVSVARIALAWVLAQPGVTSVIIGAKNTDQLLDNIKAAELSLTTEQLEDLNEVSATAKPYPQWMIQRQSNDRLGPANFAPSQAVAAK; encoded by the coding sequence ATGAACTACAATTTTCTGGGGAATACGGGCGTACTGGTTTCTGAAATCTGCCTGGGTACAATGACATTTGGGGGCGAGGGGCATTGGAAGGCAATGGGCCAGCTTCAGCAGGACGCCGTTAACGATATCGTGAAAACGGCCATTGATAACGGCATCAACTTTATTGATACGGCCAATGTGTACTCGTTCGGCCAGTCGGAAACGCTGCTGGGTCAGGCCCTTAAAACCTTAGGGCTGTCGCGCGACGAACTGGTGATTGCCACCAAAGTACGCGGCCGGATGGGCGAAGGCAAAAACCAGGTTGGCTTGGGTCGTCTGCAGATTCAGCAGCAGATTGAAGGCAGCCTCAAACGCCTGCAGCTCGATCATGTTGATCTCTACCAGATTCATGGTTTCGATCCTATAACCCCGCTGGAAGAAACCATGCGGGGGCTGGAAGACGTTGTTCGGAGCGGGAAGGTCCGCTACATTGGCTGTTCTAACCTGGCGGCCTGGCAGGTGATGAAAGCAAACGGCATCGCCGAGAAAAACGGCTGGACGAAGTTTGTCTCCACGCAGAATTATTATTCCATTGCCGGGCGAGACCTCGAAAACGAGATTGTGCCGATGGTGCAGGATCAGCATATGGCTATTCTGCCCTGGAGTCCGCTGGCGGGTGGTTTTCTGTCGGGCAAGTACACCCGTACCAACAAGCCCGAAGGCGATTCGCGCCGACTGGAGTTTAACTTTCCGCCCGTCGATCAGGAAAAGGCCTACGACATCATCGAAGCGATGGAGCCAATTGCCGAAGCCCATGGCGTATCGGTTGCCCGAATCGCGCTGGCGTGGGTGCTGGCTCAGCCGGGCGTAACAAGCGTCATTATCGGCGCAAAAAACACCGATCAGCTTCTCGATAATATCAAAGCGGCCGAGCTGAGCCTGACTACCGAGCAGCTGGAAGACCTCAACGAAGTGAGCGCAACGGCCAAACCGTATCCGCAATGGATGATCCAGCGTCAGAGTAACGATCGGCTGGGGCCGGCTAACTTCGCACCGAGTCAGGCCGTAGCCGCCAAGTAG
- the gcvH gene encoding glycine cleavage system protein GcvH, protein MNFPAELSYTQDHEWIRIEADGTAVIGITDFAQHELGDIVYVDITAIGQSLSKGEVFGSVEAVKTVSDLFLPIDGEVLELNPAIEKTPQLLNEDPYGEGWIIRLKPSDAGQKDDLLSAEAYQELVGA, encoded by the coding sequence ATGAATTTTCCCGCAGAACTAAGTTATACGCAGGATCACGAGTGGATACGGATTGAAGCCGACGGTACGGCAGTGATTGGTATTACGGATTTTGCCCAGCATGAATTGGGCGATATCGTTTACGTAGACATCACGGCCATTGGCCAGTCGCTTTCAAAAGGAGAGGTATTTGGTTCCGTTGAAGCTGTCAAAACCGTTTCAGACCTGTTTTTGCCGATTGATGGCGAAGTGCTTGAACTGAATCCGGCTATCGAGAAAACTCCCCAGCTGCTGAATGAAGACCCGTATGGCGAAGGATGGATCATCCGGCTGAAGCCCAGCGATGCCGGACAGAAAGATGACTTGTTGAGCGCCGAAGCGTATCAGGAGTTGGTTGGCGCCTGA
- a CDS encoding dihydroorotase produces the protein MQFLIRSARFVDSTSSFDGQIADLLIENGLIRKIGQNLSVDEGTRVIEANNLHVSPGWVDMRVSAQDPGYEHKEDLTSVCRAAAAGGFTDIVVLPNTQPVVDAKGTLGYVRRMSEGQPVSVHVVAAITKKAAGEDFTEMLDLHHAGAIAFSDGHHPLQNPDLLLKTLQYLHPINGLLINRPEETLLTRFGQMHEGVQSTLLGLKGMPALAEELMIERDLRLLDYVLSGNPQIENDTETPASRLSKRGPALHFTTISSARSVELIRQAKAQGLPVSCDVAVHQLVFDDSALAGFDTNLKVNPPFRSVEDVAALWAGLADGTIDAIVSDHTPQDAESKNLEFDQAEFGIIGLETVFGAVRTNNQGLSLAQLIDKLTTQPRHILRLPAVTLAEGQSASLTLFQPDEPWTFSRTLSKSKNSPFLGQTLTGRVVGTIHQGQFNHNA, from the coding sequence ATGCAATTCCTGATTCGTTCCGCTCGCTTTGTTGACTCCACCTCCTCGTTCGATGGACAGATTGCTGACCTGCTGATCGAAAACGGCCTGATTCGGAAAATTGGCCAAAATCTGTCTGTCGATGAAGGTACTCGCGTCATTGAAGCCAACAACCTGCACGTTTCGCCCGGTTGGGTAGATATGCGCGTGTCGGCGCAGGACCCCGGTTATGAACATAAGGAAGATCTGACGAGCGTATGCCGGGCAGCTGCGGCCGGTGGCTTTACGGACATTGTCGTGCTGCCCAACACTCAGCCGGTGGTCGATGCGAAGGGAACACTCGGGTATGTCCGTCGCATGTCTGAGGGCCAGCCCGTGAGCGTACACGTTGTGGCGGCTATCACGAAAAAAGCCGCCGGAGAAGACTTTACGGAGATGCTGGATCTACACCATGCCGGAGCCATCGCCTTTTCGGACGGGCATCACCCACTTCAGAACCCTGACCTGCTGCTCAAAACCCTGCAGTACCTGCATCCCATCAACGGCTTACTCATCAACCGTCCCGAAGAAACCCTGCTGACTCGCTTCGGGCAGATGCACGAAGGGGTTCAAAGCACGCTCCTGGGGCTAAAGGGAATGCCGGCCCTGGCCGAAGAACTGATGATTGAACGGGATCTGCGTCTGCTGGATTACGTTCTGAGCGGTAATCCGCAGATCGAAAACGATACAGAGACACCAGCCAGCCGGTTGAGTAAGCGTGGGCCGGCGCTTCATTTTACGACCATTTCCTCGGCTCGGTCGGTAGAGTTGATCCGGCAGGCTAAAGCGCAGGGCTTACCGGTTAGCTGCGACGTAGCGGTTCACCAACTCGTGTTCGACGATTCGGCGCTGGCCGGGTTTGACACAAACCTGAAAGTGAACCCACCGTTCCGGTCAGTGGAGGACGTAGCCGCGCTCTGGGCGGGTCTGGCCGATGGTACCATCGACGCCATTGTGTCGGACCATACGCCACAGGATGCCGAAAGCAAAAACCTGGAGTTCGACCAGGCCGAGTTTGGCATTATCGGCCTTGAAACCGTCTTTGGGGCTGTCAGAACGAATAATCAGGGCTTGTCGCTGGCTCAGCTCATTGACAAACTCACTACGCAGCCCCGGCATATTCTGCGGCTTCCGGCAGTAACGCTCGCCGAAGGACAGTCTGCCAGCCTGACGCTCTTTCAGCCTGATGAGCCTTGGACCTTTAGCCGGACTCTGTCTAAATCGAAAAACTCACCCTTTCTGGGGCAGACACTGACCGGCCGTGTGGTTGGCACCATTCACCAGGGCCAGTTTAATCATAACGCATGA
- a CDS encoding DUF4199 domain-containing protein gives MKAIIAYFNHPLLKIPLLAGLLTGALCFLYFLALYAVGVPALGNIRVLDYGIHIIVMIATVWYYRKSIGQGRLHLWEGLTIGYVLNTVAALVTGWLIYLFVTQIDPDVFAQYVVNSKKLLLEGKKQITDQFGSETFDEQWSKVSNMTPGVLLPDELTKKTALAVLPVLIISLIFRKQDYSVLQ, from the coding sequence ATGAAAGCAATCATCGCTTACTTCAATCACCCGCTGCTGAAAATCCCGCTGCTGGCCGGACTGCTGACGGGTGCTTTATGTTTTCTGTACTTCCTGGCGCTTTATGCCGTTGGCGTACCGGCTCTTGGTAATATCCGGGTGCTGGATTACGGCATCCACATCATCGTCATGATTGCTACGGTTTGGTACTACCGTAAATCCATCGGGCAGGGACGGTTGCACCTCTGGGAAGGCCTCACGATTGGTTACGTACTCAATACCGTAGCGGCTCTGGTGACGGGCTGGCTCATTTACCTGTTCGTAACCCAGATCGATCCCGACGTATTTGCGCAGTACGTTGTGAACTCAAAGAAGCTGCTGTTGGAAGGGAAAAAGCAGATCACGGATCAGTTCGGTTCCGAAACGTTCGATGAGCAGTGGAGCAAAGTAAGCAACATGACGCCGGGCGTACTGCTGCCCGATGAGCTGACGAAAAAAACGGCCCTGGCTGTACTACCAGTTCTGATTATTTCGCTTATTTTCCGTAAGCAGGATTACAGCGTTCTGCAGTAA